A genomic segment from Leptolyngbya boryana PCC 6306 encodes:
- a CDS encoding beta strand repeat-containing protein: MYSFLRFFRALRRAFQKQRRNIKYRKTIYPVLSLIAFLFSSFASVANAQVTLNSTNVYAVWGSTAGTARNISTLNVTTGALSSPPFTSSRITATAAMAFDPNGSALYYSDRTTSPNNLIRYTSAGESASLGTFPGSDSNVPILRMGFRGTTGYAISSNNTIYTFTTGTPSTITNLGTVNFLGTSPSGTTASGDIAFDGYGRGWAIFGNSLYRLNMNVTPPEAIPIGQVSVGGTPLATSFITIGSIAFDSNGNLLIAGSLTAGGANVYRVSINDASAVQVGSTLVNISLPDLASGNFPLIDPQIQATKTVSPTGSVLPGATLTYTIEVENIGSAPAVNLDFIDPLPAGTTYVANSATLNGTNLNAATYPFASAYRITGRNASNGTLKVGNANRATLTFQVTVNTTNLPSSITNQGTIVYLDSPISGVSTTNATTTITSPVSGYKSVRLTTDADGSGTVTPGDTLTWTISYRNNSTAAVSNVQINDQLPTGLTTATGSQTVTVSGIGTSATRNSAYTGASAGAVSNLLNTGATLGASGVITVSIPTTVNSGFSGTLSNQANATGSSIPGSGTLTDNVDNTSSLPSGVTVPAGSITQIQNSTIDPTTATVVTPAVISISGTVWNDADNSANNTFSNIRTGSEPGTNAGGLNAILVNSAGNVIATTPIAANGTYTFNNITGNQSNVTIRLSTIAGTVGNTAPTASIPVGWTNTSPLTTAAFNISATNLTGRDFGIEQLPTTNPVSASPQINPGGTNTVQVPTLSGTDPEDGALGSGNNFKIVTLPSNGTLYYDGTQITTSNFVINAYDPARLRIDPNDGTLTVSFTYVAIDAAGKESLTPATVTMPFTAALVSISGTVFHDHSANVVFDNDLGNDIGTNAGSSSLTVYAVNSSGQVVDKATVAANGAYTLNVPPNSTVTLRLSNNASIAIGDPAPTAPSLPSGWYHTGENLNGTIDAVISTLGDMAITTATSALPNHNFGIRQGYVIAPDPAPTTCNPDYTGALTTGISSTGGQLSPGNFDLNWSVEWLNASLGAIPYAPARPVGPMPAVVVGNLAPGAWINEPSNARWISYPFRLSNNSNGNHQNADLDGIVGEIATPGSYTGTSDTIRLKYTASVTLPANANAISVSLPIGVSVDNQFVSVRVNGVENLSPLPAQDPQTEDYRATRTVNMTQGWQPGVNIIEIITDSGSPLTGFFLRVEAATIQVCASPNVSVVKRITAINGQTSTQGGDNLSLYKDEASNPYDDNTITIPTQPNPTDPPKDTDKWPNLSTFLVGGTNGGFTKPGDELEYTIYFLSAGDGEAQNVLFCDRVPTNVTFNPTAFNTGVPADPNGISTANRGIVVNVGGNSLALTGVADGDRARYFPPGVEPSLVPEFSGINCNGANTNGAVVVNLGNLNSATAPGVPADSYGFVRFRARVK; the protein is encoded by the coding sequence ATGTATTCCTTTCTACGATTCTTTAGAGCATTGCGTCGCGCCTTTCAGAAGCAACGGCGAAACATAAAATATCGAAAAACGATTTATCCAGTATTATCACTCATTGCCTTCTTATTCTCATCATTTGCGTCAGTGGCAAATGCCCAAGTTACGCTTAACAGTACCAACGTCTATGCTGTATGGGGAAGTACTGCGGGTACTGCAAGGAATATTAGTACTCTCAATGTAACAACGGGTGCACTTTCTTCACCACCATTTACTTCATCTAGGATTACGGCTACAGCAGCAATGGCGTTTGATCCGAATGGATCTGCCTTATATTACTCCGATCGTACTACTAGTCCTAATAACCTCATTCGGTACACTAGTGCTGGTGAATCAGCTAGCCTTGGAACATTTCCAGGAAGTGATAGCAATGTGCCAATCTTACGCATGGGATTTCGTGGGACAACAGGATATGCAATTTCTAGTAACAATACAATCTATACCTTTACAACAGGCACTCCATCCACAATTACAAACCTAGGAACAGTCAATTTTCTTGGAACTTCTCCATCAGGAACGACAGCTAGCGGTGACATTGCTTTTGATGGTTATGGTAGAGGGTGGGCAATCTTTGGAAATTCTTTGTATCGCCTGAATATGAATGTTACTCCTCCTGAAGCAATTCCGATCGGGCAAGTTTCGGTTGGGGGAACACCTCTTGCGACTAGCTTCATAACGATTGGAAGTATTGCGTTCGACAGTAATGGTAACTTATTAATTGCTGGTTCCCTTACGGCAGGAGGTGCTAACGTTTACAGGGTTAGTATCAATGATGCATCGGCTGTACAAGTTGGCTCAACCTTGGTAAATATATCTCTTCCTGATTTAGCAAGCGGTAATTTTCCGCTGATTGATCCCCAGATCCAGGCGACGAAAACGGTTAGTCCTACAGGGTCAGTGCTACCGGGTGCAACATTGACTTATACGATCGAAGTCGAAAACATTGGGAGTGCGCCTGCGGTCAACCTCGACTTCATTGATCCGCTTCCTGCGGGAACCACTTATGTTGCCAACAGCGCAACTTTGAATGGCACAAACCTGAACGCGGCAACCTACCCCTTCGCAAGTGCTTATCGAATTACAGGTCGTAATGCTTCTAACGGCACCTTGAAAGTTGGTAATGCGAACCGTGCCACTCTCACATTTCAGGTTACGGTTAACACTACAAACTTGCCCTCTAGTATTACAAACCAGGGTACGATCGTTTATCTGGATAGTCCCATCAGTGGCGTTTCCACTACCAATGCCACAACAACTATTACATCGCCTGTATCTGGCTACAAGTCAGTGAGATTAACCACCGACGCGGATGGCAGTGGTACTGTCACTCCTGGCGATACGCTGACTTGGACGATTTCTTATCGCAACAATAGTACTGCTGCCGTCTCTAACGTTCAGATCAATGATCAATTACCGACTGGCTTGACAACTGCGACGGGTTCTCAAACCGTTACCGTATCGGGTATCGGAACCAGTGCTACAAGAAACAGTGCCTACACAGGTGCCTCTGCGGGTGCGGTCAGCAACTTGCTCAACACGGGGGCAACGCTTGGCGCAAGTGGGGTGATTACGGTGAGTATTCCAACGACTGTGAACAGCGGATTTAGCGGAACCCTTAGTAATCAGGCAAATGCAACAGGTTCTAGCATTCCGGGAAGCGGCACACTCACAGATAACGTAGATAATACGAGTTCCCTGCCTTCGGGTGTTACTGTTCCTGCTGGCAGTATTACGCAAATCCAAAATTCCACGATCGATCCTACAACCGCAACTGTTGTTACTCCTGCTGTTATTAGCATCAGCGGAACTGTTTGGAATGATGCAGATAATAGTGCAAACAATACCTTCAGTAATATCAGAACTGGGTCTGAACCTGGAACCAATGCAGGTGGACTGAATGCAATTCTGGTAAATAGTGCCGGAAATGTCATTGCAACTACTCCCATTGCTGCCAACGGTACTTACACTTTCAACAATATTACTGGCAATCAAAGTAACGTCACGATTCGCCTGAGTACCATAGCTGGAACTGTTGGGAATACTGCTCCTACTGCATCAATTCCCGTAGGATGGACGAACACGAGTCCTTTAACCACGGCTGCTTTTAATATTAGTGCAACCAACCTCACTGGACGCGATTTTGGGATTGAACAACTTCCAACCACCAATCCTGTGAGTGCGAGTCCCCAAATAAATCCCGGCGGAACGAATACTGTTCAGGTTCCGACGCTTTCGGGAACAGACCCTGAAGATGGAGCTTTAGGTAGCGGCAATAACTTTAAGATTGTGACGTTACCGAGTAATGGCACACTTTACTACGATGGAACCCAGATTACGACTTCTAACTTTGTCATCAACGCTTACGATCCGGCTAGGCTGAGGATCGATCCGAATGATGGCACATTAACGGTGAGCTTTACCTATGTCGCGATCGATGCTGCTGGAAAGGAATCTCTCACTCCCGCAACCGTAACCATGCCCTTTACGGCTGCTCTAGTTTCGATTTCTGGTACCGTGTTTCATGATCACTCGGCAAACGTGGTTTTCGATAATGATCTGGGAAATGATATCGGAACGAATGCAGGCTCATCCAGTTTAACCGTGTATGCAGTGAATTCCTCGGGTCAGGTCGTAGATAAAGCGACCGTTGCAGCGAATGGAGCATATACGTTGAATGTTCCTCCGAATAGCACAGTCACATTGCGCCTTTCTAACAATGCAAGTATTGCGATCGGTGATCCTGCTCCAACTGCCCCCAGTCTTCCTAGCGGTTGGTATCACACAGGTGAAAACCTCAATGGCACAATCGATGCGGTCATCTCTACTTTGGGAGACATGGCGATTACAACGGCGACCAGCGCTCTGCCCAATCACAATTTTGGAATTCGTCAAGGCTATGTAATTGCTCCCGATCCTGCTCCTACCACTTGTAATCCTGATTACACAGGAGCTTTAACAACTGGAATCAGTTCTACGGGTGGTCAACTTTCTCCTGGAAACTTTGATCTGAACTGGTCAGTCGAGTGGCTCAATGCAAGTCTGGGAGCAATTCCCTATGCGCCTGCTCGTCCAGTTGGACCCATGCCTGCGGTTGTTGTTGGAAATTTAGCCCCAGGCGCATGGATCAATGAGCCATCGAATGCTCGATGGATTAGTTATCCGTTCCGCCTGTCGAACAATAGCAATGGTAATCATCAAAACGCAGATCTGGATGGGATTGTCGGTGAGATTGCGACCCCCGGATCGTATACAGGCACGTCAGACACGATCCGTCTCAAGTACACAGCGAGTGTTACTTTGCCTGCAAATGCAAACGCAATTAGCGTCTCTTTACCGATCGGGGTTTCAGTTGACAACCAATTTGTGAGCGTTAGAGTCAATGGTGTAGAAAATCTATCGCCTTTGCCAGCACAAGATCCGCAAACAGAAGATTATCGTGCGACGCGAACTGTCAATATGACCCAAGGTTGGCAGCCAGGAGTCAATATCATCGAAATCATCACAGATTCAGGATCACCTTTGACAGGGTTTTTCCTAAGAGTAGAGGCTGCGACGATTCAGGTCTGTGCTTCACCTAATGTATCTGTTGTAAAACGCATTACAGCGATTAACGGTCAGACTAGCACTCAAGGCGGAGACAATCTGAGCTTGTATAAAGATGAGGCGAGTAATCCCTACGACGATAATACGATTACGATTCCCACTCAGCCAAATCCCACCGATCCACCCAAAGATACGGATAAATGGCCAAATCTGAGCACTTTCCTAGTAGGAGGGACAAACGGCGGATTTACCAAACCCGGTGATGAGCTTGAGTATACGATCTACTTCTTATCCGCAGGAGACGGAGAAGCTCAAAACGTTCTCTTCTGCGATCGCGTTCCCACGAATGTCACATTTAATCCGACTGCATTTAACACAGGCGTGCCTGCTGATCCAAATGGAATCAGTACAGCAAATCGCGGCATTGTGGTGAATGTTGGAGGCAATAGCCTAGCACTAACAGGTGTTGCCGATGGCGATCGTGCTCGCTATTTTCCACCCGGAGTTGAACCTAGCTTGGTTCCTGAATTCAGCGGAATTAATTGTAATGGAGCCAATACTAATGGTGCAGTGGTTGTCAATTTAGGCAATTTGAACAGCGCAACGGCTCCAGGTGTCCCTGCTGATTCTTACGGGTTTGTTCGCTTTCGAGCAAGGGTGAAGTAG
- the kdpB gene encoding potassium-transporting ATPase subunit KdpB, which translates to MKRNTARKRMYQQAIRGAFVKLDPRVAVRNPVMFIVWVGTIVTLLVTLDPNLFGTIQADLTQQRLLNGMITVILLFTVLFANFAEAIAEGRGKAQADALRATRSDTIAKKIINGTVQEVSSTSLRKGDEVRVVAGDLIPADGEVIQGLGSVDESAITGESAPVLKQPGTDISSSVTGGTRLLSDELVVRITSDPGQGFIDRMISLVEGAERSKTPNEIALTVLLAVLTLVFLIVVSTLSPLVHSVARGIEDVTAANQLRAGTSVAILISLLVALIPTTIGGLLSAIGIAGMDRVAQFNVIATSGRAVEACGDINTLVLDKTGTITLGNRLAAQLIPIHGHSIEEMAQVALAASVFDQTPEGRSIVQLAEQSRARLDFDLDNASGVEFSARTRMSGTNLPNGREARKGAIEAIRGFVRSRGGQISSELEQAYERVSRLGGTPLGVCQDDEIYGVIYLKDIVKPGLRERFDQLRRMGVKTIMLTGDNRITASVIAQEAGVDDFIAEATPEDKIHVIREEQSQGKLVAMTGDGTNDAPALAQANVGLAMNSGTQAAKEAANMVDLDSDPTKLIDLVTIGKQLLMTRGALTTFSIANDIAKYFAIIPTLFASAGIGALNIMGLKSAQSAIVSALIYNALIIPALIPLALQGVKFRPLTADQLLKRNILLYGLGGIVAPFIAIKIIDLLLPFS; encoded by the coding sequence ATGAAGAGAAATACTGCTCGCAAAAGGATGTATCAGCAAGCGATTCGAGGCGCATTTGTGAAGCTCGATCCTCGTGTTGCGGTGCGAAATCCGGTGATGTTTATCGTTTGGGTCGGAACGATCGTGACTTTACTGGTGACTCTTGATCCGAATCTATTTGGAACGATTCAAGCTGATCTGACTCAACAGCGATTGCTGAATGGCATGATCACAGTGATTCTGCTTTTTACTGTGCTCTTTGCTAACTTTGCGGAAGCGATCGCAGAAGGACGGGGGAAAGCTCAAGCAGATGCATTGAGAGCAACGCGGTCAGATACGATTGCGAAAAAAATCATCAACGGCACAGTGCAAGAAGTGAGTTCAACGAGCTTACGCAAAGGCGATGAAGTTCGAGTCGTTGCAGGCGATCTGATTCCGGCAGATGGCGAAGTAATTCAAGGACTCGGATCAGTTGATGAATCAGCGATTACAGGCGAATCTGCACCTGTTCTGAAACAACCTGGAACAGATATTTCAAGCTCAGTAACAGGGGGGACAAGGCTACTTTCGGATGAGTTAGTGGTGAGAATTACTTCTGATCCAGGGCAGGGATTTATCGATCGTATGATCTCATTAGTCGAAGGTGCAGAGCGATCGAAGACTCCGAATGAAATTGCCCTCACTGTTCTCCTCGCTGTTCTGACGTTAGTCTTTCTGATTGTGGTTTCGACGCTCTCCCCTCTAGTTCACTCTGTTGCAAGAGGCATTGAAGATGTGACTGCTGCAAATCAGTTACGAGCAGGTACGAGTGTCGCAATTTTGATCTCATTGTTAGTTGCTTTGATTCCAACCACGATTGGGGGATTGTTAAGTGCGATCGGGATTGCGGGAATGGATCGAGTCGCTCAATTTAATGTGATTGCAACTTCAGGACGAGCCGTTGAAGCTTGCGGTGATATCAATACATTGGTGCTAGATAAAACTGGAACAATCACTTTAGGAAATCGCCTTGCAGCACAGCTTATTCCAATTCATGGTCATTCGATCGAGGAAATGGCTCAAGTCGCTCTTGCTGCAAGCGTGTTTGATCAAACGCCAGAAGGTCGATCGATTGTGCAATTAGCTGAACAAAGTCGCGCAAGATTGGACTTCGATTTGGACAATGCAAGCGGGGTAGAGTTTTCGGCTCGAACTCGTATGAGTGGCACCAATCTTCCGAATGGGCGAGAAGCCCGAAAAGGGGCGATTGAAGCGATTCGGGGCTTTGTACGTTCTAGGGGTGGTCAGATTTCTTCGGAACTAGAGCAAGCCTATGAAAGAGTTTCACGGTTAGGCGGAACGCCGCTCGGGGTTTGCCAAGATGATGAAATCTATGGCGTGATTTATCTCAAGGATATTGTCAAACCAGGACTTCGAGAGCGGTTTGATCAGTTGCGCCGCATGGGTGTGAAAACGATCATGCTGACGGGAGATAATCGGATTACGGCTTCAGTGATTGCTCAAGAAGCAGGAGTCGATGATTTTATTGCAGAAGCAACGCCCGAAGACAAAATCCATGTAATTCGCGAAGAACAATCGCAGGGAAAGCTCGTTGCAATGACAGGAGACGGCACAAATGATGCTCCGGCTCTAGCACAGGCGAATGTCGGTTTAGCAATGAACTCTGGAACTCAAGCAGCAAAAGAAGCGGCAAATATGGTGGATTTGGATTCTGATCCGACCAAGTTGATCGATTTGGTCACGATCGGAAAGCAACTTCTCATGACTAGAGGTGCATTGACGACGTTCTCGATCGCGAATGACATCGCCAAGTATTTTGCAATTATCCCTACACTGTTTGCTTCGGCGGGGATTGGAGCATTGAATATTATGGGACTCAAAAGCGCACAATCAGCGATCGTGTCAGCATTGATCTACAACGCACTGATTATTCCTGCTTTAATTCCACTAGCTCTACAAGGGGTAAAATTCCGCCCTTTGACAGCGGATCAACTGCTCAAACGCAATATATTGCTTTATGGCTTGGGTGGCATTGTTGCGCCTTTTATTGCAATTAAGATCATTGACCTCCTCTTGCCATTTTCCTAA
- a CDS encoding SAM-dependent methyltransferase, whose amino-acid sequence MQVIFTASPEFAQTALAELQRIDRQSKFLHWLDQGIGLIELNEVTFSALASQITATKAAFIRHLCPVMEVLPVERLQSAIASQIPLFDRTQPLSVQIRSNTKAINRTELRNLLVDDLVAAGLTVAVKDPVQIISIFCDSSKSYLGFSNATENLSNWAGGMHRFAHEDDQISRAEFKLLEAIAVFNLTLPTQGLALDLGASPGGWTRILRKLGLSVVAVDPGNLADSLQSDPKVSHYRQLVQQYVPNCRDRFDLIVNDMRMDATDSAKNMIAASPVLKAGGLAVMTLKLPSKGVKGVINQAIAILENKYEIIGIRNLFHNRQEVTVVMQSSAK is encoded by the coding sequence ATGCAAGTTATTTTTACCGCTTCTCCTGAGTTTGCTCAAACTGCACTGGCTGAGCTTCAGAGAATCGATCGTCAATCCAAATTTCTCCACTGGCTCGATCAAGGCATCGGATTGATCGAACTAAATGAAGTAACTTTCTCTGCGCTCGCTTCCCAGATCACAGCAACTAAAGCTGCATTCATTCGGCATCTCTGCCCTGTAATGGAGGTATTGCCCGTCGAAAGGTTGCAAAGCGCGATCGCATCTCAGATTCCTTTGTTCGATCGCACTCAACCCCTCTCTGTTCAGATTCGCTCAAATACTAAAGCGATTAATCGCACTGAGCTAAGAAATCTTTTAGTGGACGATTTGGTAGCAGCAGGCTTAACCGTAGCAGTGAAAGATCCAGTGCAGATTATTTCAATTTTCTGCGATAGTTCCAAGTCTTATCTCGGGTTCTCCAATGCCACTGAAAATTTGAGTAATTGGGCAGGCGGAATGCATCGGTTTGCCCATGAAGATGACCAAATTTCTAGAGCAGAATTTAAGCTACTAGAAGCGATCGCAGTATTCAATCTCACGCTCCCAACTCAGGGACTCGCGCTGGATCTAGGTGCAAGCCCTGGTGGTTGGACAAGGATTCTAAGAAAGCTCGGTTTATCCGTTGTTGCCGTTGATCCGGGAAATCTCGCTGACTCGCTGCAATCTGATCCGAAAGTTTCGCACTATCGCCAACTGGTGCAGCAGTATGTCCCAAACTGTCGCGATCGCTTTGATCTGATCGTGAATGATATGCGAATGGATGCTACGGACTCTGCAAAAAATATGATTGCTGCGAGTCCAGTTCTTAAAGCTGGAGGACTCGCAGTGATGACGCTCAAACTCCCAAGTAAAGGTGTAAAGGGAGTGATCAATCAAGCGATCGCGATTCTGGAGAACAAGTACGAGATCATCGGGATTAGAAATCTGTTTCACAATCGTCAAGAAGTTACGGTCGTGATGCAGTCTTCGGCAAAGTGA
- a CDS encoding ATP-binding protein has translation MRSFRLRIALLSATLAGIALLGFGAISWIQIYNAKVNRLDADLLNQLMRASRPRDREQRFLEDDPNIGLLVLDSEGNVRYQSAALSDQKLEQLLRRNLQLAPPAPSRRELPPIRPIPPRPQLVTGQTPTGTWRIGALNFPETQVAIAINLHAIDQEMDGIRNIFLISIPGMLLLVAGGAWIVAGRALRPVRQLTGVIQKVTVTGLDQRIPIGTTDVEFVQLIQVFNQMLERLERSFLQASRFSADAAHELKTPLTILQGELERSLQQVEPGSEVQQRLSSLLDEVRRLSSIMRKLLLLSLADAGQMSLYRVKVNLSELLFEMLEDIELLAPHLTVQSDIAPGLSVQGDRDLLKQVLQNLLSNAIKYNLEKGWIRIRARQSQTAIQVTIANASKGIPVQDRDRIFDRFHRGDPARTRKVEGIGLGLSLAREIVRAHHGDLKLDSSQIDQTAFILTLPKTASRP, from the coding sequence ATGCGTTCTTTCCGACTGCGGATTGCGTTACTCTCAGCGACCCTTGCAGGCATCGCACTGCTTGGATTTGGGGCAATCTCTTGGATACAGATTTACAACGCGAAAGTGAATCGATTAGATGCGGATTTGCTGAATCAACTGATGCGAGCTAGCCGCCCGCGCGATCGTGAACAACGCTTCTTAGAAGATGATCCAAACATAGGACTGTTAGTGCTCGATTCAGAAGGGAACGTACGTTATCAAAGTGCGGCGTTGTCCGATCAGAAATTAGAGCAACTCCTACGGCGGAATCTTCAGCTTGCGCCACCTGCGCCTTCTAGACGAGAACTCCCACCCATTCGACCGATTCCACCTCGCCCGCAGCTTGTGACTGGACAAACGCCAACAGGAACTTGGCGAATCGGAGCGCTTAACTTTCCAGAGACTCAAGTCGCGATCGCAATCAACTTACACGCGATCGATCAAGAAATGGACGGGATTCGCAATATCTTTCTGATCTCAATTCCAGGCATGTTACTTCTCGTCGCAGGGGGTGCGTGGATTGTCGCAGGTCGGGCGCTTCGTCCCGTTCGACAATTAACGGGCGTGATTCAGAAAGTCACTGTCACGGGACTCGATCAACGCATTCCCATCGGCACAACTGATGTTGAATTTGTGCAACTGATTCAAGTCTTTAACCAAATGCTAGAACGGTTGGAGCGGAGCTTTCTGCAAGCCTCTCGATTTAGTGCAGATGCCGCTCATGAACTCAAAACTCCGTTGACAATTTTACAAGGGGAATTAGAGCGATCGCTTCAGCAAGTAGAACCTGGCTCAGAAGTACAGCAGCGATTAAGTAGCTTACTAGATGAGGTACGCCGACTCAGTAGCATCATGCGAAAGTTACTTTTACTTTCCCTAGCTGATGCGGGGCAGATGAGCTTGTATCGCGTGAAAGTGAATTTGTCCGAACTGTTGTTTGAAATGCTAGAAGACATTGAGCTATTAGCACCACATTTGACTGTGCAGTCTGATATTGCTCCGGGGTTAAGTGTTCAAGGCGATCGTGATTTGCTCAAACAAGTGTTGCAGAATCTCTTAAGTAATGCGATTAAGTACAACCTTGAAAAGGGGTGGATTCGGATTCGAGCCAGGCAAAGTCAGACTGCCATTCAAGTGACGATCGCGAATGCTTCTAAAGGGATTCCAGTACAGGATCGCGATCGCATTTTTGATCGGTTTCATCGTGGTGATCCGGCTCGAACTCGCAAAGTCGAAGGGATTGGATTGGGCTTGAGTTTGGCGCGCGAGATTGTGCGAGCGCATCATGGGGATCTCAAACTGGATTCAAGTCAGATCGATCAAACTGCATTTATTCTCACTTTGCCGAAGACTGCATCACGACCGTAA
- a CDS encoding response regulator transcription factor, with the protein MNVLFVEDEIKIADFVRAGLKEQGFVVDYFDNGDDGYMQALHNDYDVIVLDIMVPGKDGLAILKQLRSAGRNVPVILLTARNELDDRLQGLNLGADDYIAKPFFVEELGARIHAVVRRSVGERQNLLSVGTLKLDRITREVTCHQQVIELTSREFNLLEYLMRSPGQVFTRTQILEHVWGYDFNPNTNVVDVCIQRIRRKIEPLDQAVWIESIRGVGYRFRKPE; encoded by the coding sequence GTGAACGTTCTATTTGTCGAAGACGAAATCAAGATTGCTGACTTTGTTCGGGCTGGTTTGAAAGAACAAGGGTTTGTAGTGGACTATTTCGACAACGGCGATGATGGCTATATGCAGGCACTTCACAATGATTATGATGTGATTGTGCTAGACATCATGGTTCCTGGCAAAGATGGATTAGCGATTCTAAAACAGTTGCGAAGTGCAGGGCGAAATGTGCCCGTGATCTTACTCACTGCGCGGAATGAACTCGACGATCGCTTACAAGGATTGAACCTTGGAGCCGATGATTATATTGCTAAGCCATTTTTTGTCGAAGAATTAGGGGCACGAATTCATGCTGTGGTCAGGCGGAGCGTTGGAGAACGGCAGAACTTACTATCAGTCGGAACCTTAAAGCTCGATCGCATCACACGCGAAGTAACTTGCCATCAACAGGTGATCGAGCTAACGAGCCGAGAGTTTAATTTACTGGAATATCTTATGCGTTCTCCCGGACAAGTGTTTACTCGGACTCAAATCTTAGAGCATGTTTGGGGATACGATTTTAATCCGAATACAAATGTGGTTGATGTCTGCATTCAAAGAATTCGCAGAAAGATAGAACCGCTGGATCAAGCCGTTTGGATTGAGAGCATTCGCGGTGTAGGCTATCGATTTCGCAAGCCTGAATGA
- a CDS encoding intradiol ring-cleavage dioxygenase, translated as MQRFLKAQFSRRTALIVLRSTATALLVGCLPRRMSSAQSSPPACTVRPQQTEGPYFVDEKLNRSDIRSDSKSSAVKAGVPLQLKLNIVQVSDRSCTPISNAIVDIWHCDANGVYSDVRDTTGQNFLRGYQTTDAAGNVEFLTIYPGWYQGRTVHIHFKVRTPTGAEFTSQLYFDDALTDQVHAGLPYASRGQRSIKNAEDGIFQEGGNQLLLSPTKTTQGYAATFEIGLQTA; from the coding sequence ATGCAAAGGTTTCTCAAAGCTCAATTCAGTCGTCGGACTGCCTTGATTGTTCTACGATCGACTGCTACTGCGCTTTTAGTGGGCTGTCTTCCCAGGCGAATGAGTTCTGCACAATCTTCGCCTCCGGCTTGTACGGTTCGACCGCAACAAACAGAAGGCCCCTATTTTGTCGATGAAAAGCTGAATCGCTCTGATATTCGCTCCGACTCGAAAAGTAGCGCAGTCAAAGCAGGGGTTCCCCTGCAACTAAAGCTCAATATTGTTCAGGTCAGCGATCGCAGTTGTACGCCTATTTCAAACGCGATCGTCGATATTTGGCATTGTGATGCGAATGGCGTTTACTCGGATGTTCGTGATACGACTGGACAGAATTTTCTCCGGGGCTATCAAACCACTGATGCGGCTGGAAATGTTGAATTTCTAACGATCTATCCAGGCTGGTATCAAGGTCGAACTGTGCATATTCATTTCAAAGTTCGTACTCCAACGGGGGCAGAATTTACGTCCCAACTGTATTTTGACGATGCGCTCACGGATCAAGTTCATGCAGGGCTTCCCTATGCCAGCAGAGGACAGAGATCGATCAAAAACGCCGAAGACGGGATCTTTCAAGAGGGTGGGAATCAGCTCCTGCTGTCTCCGACTAAAACCACTCAAGGCTATGCTGCAACCTTTGAGATTGGACTACAAACTGCGTAA
- a CDS encoding response regulator encodes MRKALIIAADAALGSALTNWLALDEFETIVAWDSFIGLRLAQDHQPDLILCDVSMPELDGFGILDELQINPAEKKPWIVLIGQSDDASRAFAAGANGFLFKSTALSNVLRSMQSYTCKIQQDSEPK; translated from the coding sequence ATGAGAAAGGCTTTAATTATCGCTGCCGATGCGGCTTTGGGATCGGCTCTAACAAACTGGCTCGCTTTAGATGAATTTGAGACGATAGTGGCTTGGGATAGTTTTATTGGCTTGAGACTTGCCCAGGATCACCAACCCGATCTGATTCTTTGTGATGTGAGTATGCCAGAACTCGATGGCTTTGGTATTTTGGATGAATTGCAGATCAATCCAGCAGAAAAGAAACCTTGGATTGTGCTGATTGGGCAATCTGATGATGCTTCACGGGCGTTTGCTGCCGGGGCAAATGGTTTTCTGTTCAAATCGACGGCATTGAGCAATGTGTTGCGATCGATGCAGTCATACACTTGCAAAATCCAGCAAGATTCTGAGCCAAAATAA